Part of the Kangiella geojedonensis genome is shown below.
ATTCGAGGTCATTTTATTAGCTCTTTTGATTTCATTAACGCTAGTATTAAAGCGCTTCGCAACCTTAATAAGATTATCGCCTCGCTTTACATGGTAAATGTTCTTTCGGTATAAGCTGGCAAACTTAGTACCATCCGGCGCATGATTCTTAAAATAATCAACGATGCCGTCTCTAACCGCGCCTGCAAGTTTGCGGCGATACGATGAGGTTTTAAGCAAGCGCTCTTCACCGGGATTAGAAATAAATCCAGACTCCACCAAAATCGATGGGATATCAGGGTTTTTAAGCACGAGTAGCGAGTTTTCTTCCACATAGTGCTTGTGCATCTTTGGGGCAACGCGCTTCATCGCTGAATGGACTTCTTTGCCAACTTTAAAGCTTTCCGCAATCGAACTTTCCATCTGCAAATCTAACAACACCGAACGCACCGAATTATCATACTCGGATAAGACCACAGTACTGTCGACACCGCCCAACAGCTCTGATTTTTCTTCCTGCAACTTCATCCAGCGAGCTACTTCAGATTTAGCGCCGTAGAGGTTCAAGACCCAAACCGATGCCCCTCTGGCTTTAGGGCTTTTAAAACCGTCCGCATGCACCGATACAAATAAATCCGCACGGTGTTTTCGTGCAATGTCGGTACGTTTACGATGTGGAATATAATAATCTCCCTCACGCACCATAATAGCCTTTAAGCCGTTCACCGAGTTAATAGCATCGACCAAATCTCTAGACAACTTAAGCACAATATCTTTTTCGCGGGTACCGCTGGGGCCCATGGCACCGGGGTCTTCACCACCATGCCCCGCATCCACGGCAATCACAATATCTCGCTCCGCACCAATAGCAGACTCGGGTGGCTTGATGACTTCGCGTTTCTTATCCAGCAAGTCGATAACCAGACGATCGCTGTACTCTTGATAAGGTTTTAAAGAAAAACTCTTGGGTTCCGCACTTTTATTTAAATCAAGTACTAACCTTAGGACCCCTTCTCTCGGTGGCTTGCTTTGGCGCACACGCTTTACTAGATCACTTTTAATGTCTAGCTGATTCAAGTCAACAGAGACGCGGGACTCAGGGATATCGACCACAATTCGGTCAGGATTGGTAAGGACAGTTAATTCGTGCTCGACAGGAGAGGTCAGGTCGAAAACAACCCGTGTCGATTCTGGAGATTGCCAAAACCTCATGCTTTTGATGACCGCAGCTTGGGCTGCAAAGCCGAACATCAAGGTAGCGGCGAATAATGTTTTTGTAAAATGCTTTTTTATCATTGTCACTTTGCAGTTACTGCTCCATTTGATTTTGGCACAAATTAGCGTCACTTGGCTAGTTTTTGGCTAACTTTTGACGTATTTTCTGTGCCAGATCTTGCCCTAACACCGAATCGGTAAAAGCCAACTCTGCTTTTCGCCCTAAGTCTTGATACGTCAGTTCTATTACCAAGTCAGCTTTAGGGATCATACCGTCGCCTTTGTCTGGCCACTCAAAAACCAGTAAAGAGTCCTCATCTTGATATTCCCGAATACCGATAAACTCAAGCTCTTCTGGGTCTGCCAAGCGGTATAAATCAAAGTGATAAACACTGTGACCGTTTAATTCATAAGGTTCAACCAGCGTATACGTCGGGCTTTTCACTGCCCCTGTATGGCCAAGGCCCTGCAACAGACCGCGGACAAACGTCGTTTTACCAGCCCCCAAATCGCCATACATATAGATGGTAAAAGGTCGCGGTAACAACTCTGATAAAGCCAAGCCGAGGCCTACCGTTTCAGTGTCATTCTCTAAAAAAAAACTTAATTGTGGTTTGTCTAATACCGTATTTTCCACCCCAAACTCCCTAGTTCGAAGATTGCTCCAGCTGCTTGAGCCAAATTACTAATTCATCAATCACTTCTGAGGCCAGTAAACCTCGGCGCCTGCCGTTAGCGACGCCAACTTTGCAGCTTTGATCCCATTAAGCAGGTCAATCAGCTGACAATAGTCATCCTTAAGCTCTCCGGTAACGCCAGTTCCCAACAAAGCATCAACGATCACATCAGCGAAAGACAACTCCTGCGTTTTAGCTTCTTCAATACCTAAAATATCAAACGTTTGATGGGATTCTTTTTTTATCGAAAGCAGATCTTGCCACGCCTTTTGAGGATCACCGCTAAACTCCGAATAAGCTTTAAGTGCTACCAGAGTGACGTTAAATCCCGCTTGAAGCGCATGTTTAGCAACGACTAAACCATCGCCAGCGTTGTTACCTGCTCCAGTCGCAATCAGCCAATGCTGGGCTTGTGGCCACAGCCGGCGAGCCCGCTCAAAAGCGCTGGCGCCTGCTCTTTGCATCAATTCATACAGCTCAATACCTTGCTCATCGACAAAGGCTTGCTCAATCTGCTTGATACTGTCAACGGAGAACAAAGGTTGCATAGTAAGCTTAATTCGATTCCGTCAGATCAATAAGGTGCTCACGATAATAGGCACATTCAGCAATAGACTCACGAATATCGTCCAGCGCTAAATGCGTCGCACTCTTTTTAAACCCTGGCAGAATCCCTGGCTTCCAGCGACGTGCCAGCTCCTTTAAGGTGCTTACGTCCAAATGACGGTAATGAAAATAGCGTTCAAGTTCCGGCATATGCTTCACCATAAAGCGGCGATCTTGGCAGATCGAGTTACCACACATTGGCGACTTACCTTCCGGCACCCACTGTTTCAAAAACTCGATGGTTTGGCGAGACGCTTCGGCCTCACTAACGGTGCTATCCTTAACACGTTGAGTAAGTCCTGACTTACCATGTTGCTCAACGCACCACTCATTCATGTTAGCCAGCGTATCGTCGTCCTGATGAATGGCCAACACTGGGCCTTCGGCCAATATGTTCAAATCCTTATCGGTTACGATGGTGGCGATTTCAATCACTTTATCGGTTTCAGGATCCAATCCCGTCATTTCGAGATCCAGCCAAATTAAATTATCTGCGTTTTGTGCCACAAAACACTCCTGTTCGTTGAGTTTTGCTAAAAATATGGTGTCACTTCAGTTATTATAGACACAATTTAAAATACATGCAGATCAAAGCAACCTATTTTGGAGTATTTATGGAACAGTTAGCATCAGTGCAACTCTCTAAACAGGAGTGTGTACATAACGACGACTCAAAAAAGCCATTGGGTGATGACACTCGCGATACACTATTAAAAGAACAGCTTCCTGAGTGGAATTACGATGCTGATAAAGGCGAAGTATCGCGTAAATTCAAGTTTAAAAACTATTATCACACCATGGCTTTCGTTAATGCGGTGGCTTGGATTGCCAATAAACAAGCACACCACCCTGATCTCGAAGTGAGCTATGGTCACTGTCTTGTACGTTACACCACACATGACGCTGGCAATAGCTTGTGTCTCAACGACCTGATTTGTGCTGCGCATATTGATGCGTTAGACAATAACGGTTCATTCGGTCCGAACTTTCAAGACTAATATCACACAAGGCCTGAGCATTGGGAAAAAAACGTAAGCACAATAAAAAACAGCGTCAGGAAGCTTCTGACGAGGTCAATATCAACTCCGAAGAGCTTGGGCCTGAAGAACAAGGGATCGTGATCAGTCGCTTTGGTCAGCAGGTCGATATTGCTGACCAAAACTTCGAGACCATTCGTTGTTTTCTAAGACGCGCCAAAGAAGTTCCCGTTGTGGGCGATAAAGCAACTTTTCAGCGCCAAGAGAAGCTTGATACGGGTGTTCTGGTTAGATTTGAAGAGCGCACATCACTATTAAAACGCCCAACCCCACACCATGGCATTAAACCTGTGGCGGCCAATATTGACTTAGTGGCCCTACTTTTAGCACCAGAGCTTGGTTTTTCCGAAATGCTACTCGATCGTTATTTGGTCGCAGCCGAATCAAGTAATATCCCCGTTTGGTTGGTATTTAATAAGTGGGACCTTTTAAACGACGAAGAGCGTGCCGACATACAACAACGCTTGAAAACCTACCAAGATATCGGTTACCCGATTTACTACATCAGCGCCAAGCATGGCGATCAAGTAGATGAGCTGGTTAAGGACTTACGTGGTAAACAACTCTTATTGGCAGGACAATCTGGCGTGGGTAAATCCACTCTGATTAAGTATTTATTTCCAGAGCTCGAAGTCGCCACCGCTGATATTTCAGAAACCTCAGGTCTTGGCACTCACACCACCACCGCCTCAAGACTCTACAAACTCGACGATGAGACTTATCTCGTCGACTCGCCAGGGGTTCGTGAGTTTGGTTTGTGGCACCTCGAAGATCACGACATCCAGCAAGGTTTTGTGGAAATTTATAAGCTCGCCGAAAACTGCAAATTCCGTGACTGTAAACACATCAAAGAGCCTGGCTGCGCAGTACTCGCTGCTGCTAAAAACGGCGAGATCGCAGAATCACGTATGAAAAACTACCACCACCTAATTCAAAACTACGATCAGCAGTTTAGTTAAGCGATAAGAAAAGCTCACAAACAGACGAATGTGTAACCATCCTTACCATTAGTCTGTTTGAATAATTTAAGTTACAATCCATTCATCTAAAGTAACGATTGAAACCACCATGGCTGACAAACTTAAAGTCTTATTACAATACCTAATTCCCCAGCACGGAATTTCTCTTTTAATGGGGAAGGTTGCTGAGAGTAAAAACGCTACCATCAAAAATACTTTTGCCAAATGGTTCATCAAAAAGTACGGCATCGACATGAGTATTGCCGAGCGCGAAAATCCTGAAGATTATGAAACCTTTAATGATTTTTTTACGCGCAGCTTAAAAGACGGTGTTCGTCCGATTGCAGAAGGTGACTCGGTTATCGTCAACCCTGCTGACGGTAATGTGAGCCAGCTGGGTCCTATTGATAATGACTTTATATTTCAAGCGAAAGGCCATCGTTATAGCGCCAAGACGTTATTAGGTGGCGATGCTGAACTTGCGAAGCCCTTTGAGAATGGCGAGTTTGCGACTATTTATTTGTCCCCGAAAGATTACCACCGCGTGCACATGCCGATGACAGGCAAGCTGACGAAAATGCTTCATGTGCCAGGCAAGCTATTCAGCGTCAATCCTTTAACCGCACGCAATGTTCCTAACCTATTTGCGCGCAATGAACGCGTAGTCGCCATGTTTGACACGGACTTAGGTCCAATGGCGATGGTGTTGGTCGGCGCAACCATTGTTGGCAGCATCGAAACCGTTTGGGAAGGCACTATCACGCCACCGACGCGTGATGATGTCAAAGTGTGGGACTATCAAGATCAAAACATAACTCTTGAGAAAGGGGCTGAAATGGGCCGCTTTAAGCTGGGCTCTACGGTGATTTTATTATTCCCTAAAGACACCATGACTTGGGAAGACTCCATGAAAGCTAATGCTCCAACCGTCATGGGCACTGCGTTAGCTCGCAAAAGTTAGTCCCAAAGAAAGTCGCTCCTAATAACAGCCCCTCAATCGGTGCTAAGACGACTTAGCACCGACTTGCCTTTATCATACATCTCTGCCATTCTTATCCAAGCAATTGATAATTAAAACAATTGGAGTCAAGACTATGGCCACAGAGAGCACCAAATACACCTTATTAATGCGTATCCTGCACTGGCTCATCGCCGTCCTAATTTTGGGCATGATTGGGGTTGGCTGGTACATGGCGGGATTGCCTGATGAGCACCCAACTAAATACGACATCTACCCCATCCACAAATCCATTGGCATCACCTTATTGGGGTTAGTCGTTATCCGTTTACTGGTTAGGTTTTTCAGCCCAATCCCCAAGCTGCCACGAGAACTGTCAGGCTGGGAAAAAGTTTTAACTAAAACCGTGCACTTCCTGCTTTATCTATTAATGATATTAGTACCGATCTCTGGCTATATGATGTCTGACTTCGCTGGCTTCCCGGTAGAATGGTTCGGTATTGAAATCCCTGGTTTTGTTGAGGACAACATGGACAACTCCCAGAGTGCTCTCGATGCTCACGGCATTTTACCCTACATCTTATTAGGATTAATCGCACTGCACCTGCTTGGTTCTTTAAAACACCGCTTCCTAGATAAAGGTAAGAATACTGACGTTTTAAAGCGAATGTTATAACAACCACTGAAAACACTCGCTCAGAATAAAAAAAGCCCTAATATGCATTAGGGCTTTATTTCAATTAACGAAATAGCTTGCTCGCCATACCTGCGACGTCATCCAGTACAGAGCCGTCATTATCTGAATCGAGCAAACCTTGCTGACTTTGCTGGCTGTTCGTTTCTTTAGTGAGTGAGCCCATCAGCATATTGGCAGCCAAAGGTAAGATTTGCTTTAAAATACCGCTATCAATCCCAGTTTTGCTTGAAGCTTGCTCAGCTACTTGGCGACTGGTTTCTTTGCTCCCCAGCAAGTGACCTAATATTGCGTTACCATTATCAACAGCTTGTGGTTCGGTTAAGCGCTGTGGCTGCTCAATGTATTCTTGATTCTTGCTATTGGACAAGGCGCCTAGTAATGACTCGAGTCCACCCTGTTGTTGCGTATTATGTTGTATCCCTTTCTTTAAAGAGGGTAACAGTTGCTCTAAGGCGTTACTGGTTTGTTGTTTGTCTAAATTAAACTGTTTCGCTATTTGCTCTACAGCCCCTGAGTTTTGTGACCCTAAAACCATATTCACTAAATCCTGCATACCCGCTCCTAAGATTCCATACAAAAAATAACTATACCCCCAGATGAAATTGTTGGCAAAAGTGCTATCCTAAGTTTTAACTTTATTTACTTTTTTTATTGATACCTCATTATCATTAGGTACCGACTAAAGACGATAGAGAGAAGTTCTATGAGCGATCGGATGGAGCATTTCAAGCAACAAGTGTATTACTGGGTCAGCAAAATACCGAAAGGTAAAGTCACCAGTTATGGTGCTATAGCAAAGTTGTCCGGTTTCCCTCGACATGCTCGCCATGTCAGTAAAGCATTGGGGTCTGCCCCCAACCGAAAGCAGCTTCCATGGCAACGAGTCATTGGTGCGGATGGTAAAATAGCCTTTAATCCCGATAGCGAGCACTTTGCTATCCAGCAAACTTTATTAGAACAAGAAGGCGTTAAAGTGGTAAAAGGTAAAGTGGATCTAAAACAATATGCTTGGGAGCATCCACTTATGGAGAAAGCCAGCTCATCAAAAGGTGAGAACGGCATGCAGGCTGAGGAGTTCTTTAGATAACGTGAAGAAATTAAAGCGGTTGGCGTTGCTCCTGTAACGACTGGCAGTCAAGACAAAGCTCCGTTTCTGGGGCCACATCAAGACGCTTAAGGTTAATAGCTTCGCCACACTCTAAACAGAAACCAAAATCATCAGTCTCAGTTCGCTTCAGAGCTTTTCTTACAGCAATCAAACGCTTTTCGTCACGCTGATGGGCCGCACTAACCATCGCTTGCTGCTGCATAGCATCACCTCTGGATACTCTTCCCATGCGCGCCTGATCCAACTCAACTGCTTGACTGGCTTCAGATGACAAGCCTAAAAACTCCATCAATTCTGCTTCTAGCTGAATTAAATCTTTTGAGTATTTTTGAACTTGAGACTTTTTCATCAATGAATTCTAGTGTAAATGACTCAAGTGAGACACTTCATCAAACTTTCGTATCGCACCAATCAACTTGTCAGAGTCTGGATTTTCTTTAAACGCTTCTTGTGCTATTGGTGCTATTTGCGCAGGTCCCGGCGGTAGTTGCTTACGCTCAACGCTACGGCGCATTCTTGGTAAGAATACAAACTGCAACCATTG
Proteins encoded:
- the asd gene encoding archaetidylserine decarboxylase (Phosphatidylserine decarboxylase is synthesized as a single chain precursor. Generation of the pyruvoyl active site from a Ser is coupled to cleavage of a Gly-Ser bond between the larger (beta) and smaller (alpha chains). It is an integral membrane protein.); the encoded protein is MADKLKVLLQYLIPQHGISLLMGKVAESKNATIKNTFAKWFIKKYGIDMSIAERENPEDYETFNDFFTRSLKDGVRPIAEGDSVIVNPADGNVSQLGPIDNDFIFQAKGHRYSAKTLLGGDAELAKPFENGEFATIYLSPKDYHRVHMPMTGKLTKMLHVPGKLFSVNPLTARNVPNLFARNERVVAMFDTDLGPMAMVLVGATIVGSIETVWEGTITPPTRDDVKVWDYQDQNITLEKGAEMGRFKLGSTVILLFPKDTMTWEDSMKANAPTVMGTALARKS
- a CDS encoding YqcC family protein, giving the protein MKQIDWFDEYLKVFDTIEKRLMELGLWSQKRPAPEALESSMPFCVDTLKLEQWLQFVFLPRMRRSVERKQLPPGPAQIAPIAQEAFKENPDSDKLIGAIRKFDEVSHLSHLH
- a CDS encoding NAD(P)H-hydrate epimerase; this encodes MQPLFSVDSIKQIEQAFVDEQGIELYELMQRAGASAFERARRLWPQAQHWLIATGAGNNAGDGLVVAKHALQAGFNVTLVALKAYSEFSGDPQKAWQDLLSIKKESHQTFDILGIEEAKTQELSFADVIVDALLGTGVTGELKDDYCQLIDLLNGIKAAKLASLTAGAEVYWPQK
- a CDS encoding MGMT family protein, which encodes MSDRMEHFKQQVYYWVSKIPKGKVTSYGAIAKLSGFPRHARHVSKALGSAPNRKQLPWQRVIGADGKIAFNPDSEHFAIQQTLLEQEGVKVVKGKVDLKQYAWEHPLMEKASSSKGENGMQAEEFFR
- the tsaE gene encoding tRNA (adenosine(37)-N6)-threonylcarbamoyltransferase complex ATPase subunit type 1 TsaE; this encodes MENTVLDKPQLSFFLENDTETVGLGLALSELLPRPFTIYMYGDLGAGKTTFVRGLLQGLGHTGAVKSPTYTLVEPYELNGHSVYHFDLYRLADPEELEFIGIREYQDEDSLLVFEWPDKGDGMIPKADLVIELTYQDLGRKAELAFTDSVLGQDLAQKIRQKLAKN
- a CDS encoding N-acetylmuramoyl-L-alanine amidase, which gives rise to MIKKHFTKTLFAATLMFGFAAQAAVIKSMRFWQSPESTRVVFDLTSPVEHELTVLTNPDRIVVDIPESRVSVDLNQLDIKSDLVKRVRQSKPPREGVLRLVLDLNKSAEPKSFSLKPYQEYSDRLVIDLLDKKREVIKPPESAIGAERDIVIAVDAGHGGEDPGAMGPSGTREKDIVLKLSRDLVDAINSVNGLKAIMVREGDYYIPHRKRTDIARKHRADLFVSVHADGFKSPKARGASVWVLNLYGAKSEVARWMKLQEEKSELLGGVDSTVVLSEYDNSVRSVLLDLQMESSIAESFKVGKEVHSAMKRVAPKMHKHYVEENSLLVLKNPDIPSILVESGFISNPGEERLLKTSSYRRKLAGAVRDGIVDYFKNHAPDGTKFASLYRKNIYHVKRGDNLIKVAKRFNTSVNEIKRANKMTSNTVRIGQKLVIPRS
- the orn gene encoding oligoribonuclease, with amino-acid sequence MAQNADNLIWLDLEMTGLDPETDKVIEIATIVTDKDLNILAEGPVLAIHQDDDTLANMNEWCVEQHGKSGLTQRVKDSTVSEAEASRQTIEFLKQWVPEGKSPMCGNSICQDRRFMVKHMPELERYFHYRHLDVSTLKELARRWKPGILPGFKKSATHLALDDIRESIAECAYYREHLIDLTESN
- a CDS encoding 4a-hydroxytetrahydrobiopterin dehydratase — encoded protein: MEQLASVQLSKQECVHNDDSKKPLGDDTRDTLLKEQLPEWNYDADKGEVSRKFKFKNYYHTMAFVNAVAWIANKQAHHPDLEVSYGHCLVRYTTHDAGNSLCLNDLICAAHIDALDNNGSFGPNFQD
- a CDS encoding DUF937 domain-containing protein; the encoded protein is MQDLVNMVLGSQNSGAVEQIAKQFNLDKQQTSNALEQLLPSLKKGIQHNTQQQGGLESLLGALSNSKNQEYIEQPQRLTEPQAVDNGNAILGHLLGSKETSRQVAEQASSKTGIDSGILKQILPLAANMLMGSLTKETNSQQSQQGLLDSDNDGSVLDDVAGMASKLFR
- a CDS encoding cytochrome b, which codes for MATESTKYTLLMRILHWLIAVLILGMIGVGWYMAGLPDEHPTKYDIYPIHKSIGITLLGLVVIRLLVRFFSPIPKLPRELSGWEKVLTKTVHFLLYLLMILVPISGYMMSDFAGFPVEWFGIEIPGFVEDNMDNSQSALDAHGILPYILLGLIALHLLGSLKHRFLDKGKNTDVLKRML
- the rsgA gene encoding small ribosomal subunit biogenesis GTPase RsgA; amino-acid sequence: MGKKRKHNKKQRQEASDEVNINSEELGPEEQGIVISRFGQQVDIADQNFETIRCFLRRAKEVPVVGDKATFQRQEKLDTGVLVRFEERTSLLKRPTPHHGIKPVAANIDLVALLLAPELGFSEMLLDRYLVAAESSNIPVWLVFNKWDLLNDEERADIQQRLKTYQDIGYPIYYISAKHGDQVDELVKDLRGKQLLLAGQSGVGKSTLIKYLFPELEVATADISETSGLGTHTTTASRLYKLDDETYLVDSPGVREFGLWHLEDHDIQQGFVEIYKLAENCKFRDCKHIKEPGCAVLAAAKNGEIAESRMKNYHHLIQNYDQQFS
- a CDS encoding TraR/DksA family transcriptional regulator, producing the protein MKKSQVQKYSKDLIQLEAELMEFLGLSSEASQAVELDQARMGRVSRGDAMQQQAMVSAAHQRDEKRLIAVRKALKRTETDDFGFCLECGEAINLKRLDVAPETELCLDCQSLQEQRQPL